The DNA region GGGTGGGTTCTTCAAACCCCATATCCGTTATTGCTTTTTGTATCTCTTTTGATAAATGTAATTCCCTGAATCCTGATGTTTCCATATTTATTCTCTTTTTATTTGTTATTCCTCATGTTTCTGATTTTCTCAAATCCACGACTTCATAGTTAAGCCCTTCGGACTCAAGCCTGTTAAGCAGGCCAGGAACTTCCTCATCAACCGAAACCACAAGTGATGACAGGCCGTGATAAGCAGCTTCAACCACGGACTCTTTTGCACCGAAAAGAATGTTTGGCTTGACATTGATCTTGCGAAGGGATACGAGAGCCTCAACACCTATTGCTGCAATATATGGCTTTTCCTGCGTTCGTTTCTTTAACAGATCATAATCCACGTTCCGTGAGCCGCCTTTTTCCACGCGCGGAACTTTGCAGATGACAATATTGACAGGTGGAAAACTTATCATCCCTTTTAATTCTGTTACTCCAACATCCTCTCCGTCCACTGCATCTGAAATTGTAATCCCTGTAACTTCTCCTTCTTTTCCTGCATATAAAAGACCGTTTTCCATCATCAAACAGACCATTTCTCCCCTGGAGAAATTTTCCCTGGCAATAGCAGTAGCCACGGATATATGGCTGACAATATCTTCCATGACAAAACGGGCATATTTCTTTAACTCCATCGCCCTTTCAAGAACCCATTCAATTCCATTTTTTGTAACACGGTAGCGCACGCGCCCATCAGAATATAAAAATCCTTCCTGGACAAGGTCTTTTATATATTCTGAAACTGCCTGGGGTGTTATGCCTATCCTGCTGGCGATCTCCTTTTGCATGACATCGGGCTGATGCGCTGCGATTTCAACAAGGATCTGGAATCTGGTTATTTCTTTTTTACTCCGTAATATCATTCGGTTTCCCCGAATATCTCAATCCTTTGCCCTTTAACTGTAAGGATCGGAGAACGTCTTGCTACTGCGCGGATGTACATAATACTCTTATCAATAACCCTCTGGAGGCCGTTCATTGACTGGTTCCCTGCTTTTACTTCCTTTTCTATAAGGTCAAGATAGCCGCGCAATTCGCTGTCACTCTTGAACGTAACCATGATCATATCGCTCAGATCTTCAACAGAACACTCAAAATTGACCTGTACTCTTGAATAAGATGAATGGAATTCTTTTTCAGGTTTTTGTCCTGGCAGGGGCATTCTCCATTTACTTTCAACAAATCCGCTTTTCTTCAAAATACTAAGACTTTCAGTCGGATCGAAACCAACTTCTTTTTCGATCTCATTAAGGGTCTTCCAGCCTGTCTGGATGCAATCAAAAACTTTTTTGTGGGACTCAATGCCAAAGGCACGTAAAAGTGGAACGATATCTGAAGGTTCATTAATAATTCGAATTCTCTTTCCCATGGGTAATCTCTCTTTATAGCATCCTATATTTGTTTTATAAAAGGATAAATGTTTTGAGGAAACTATATACCATTAAATATATTTATTCCCATTGTCAGGAGAGTCATCACAATCCCGGCTAATAAAACACCGGCAAATATTGCAAGAAAAGCGTTCCTGAATTTGAATCCGAAAACAAATGCCGCTGCACAGCCTGTCCATGCACCTGTAGCAGGTAAAGGTATGCCAACAAATATCGCAAGCCCGATAGACCCGTATTTTTCAAACTCTGCGCTGTGCTTTCTATGGGTTCTTTCAAACAGCCAAGTAAAATACCTGTCCCAGGTTTTCCAGCGGCGAAGATAGTTCGATACCGGTTCAAGGTATAAAAGGAGCGGGATGACCGGAAGCATATTGCCAATTACTGCAAGAGAAAATGCCGAAACAGGATCCATCCCGAACCCATACGGGGGTTTCAAGATGGCTATCGGGATCGCAAGCCGCAATTCTGCTACAGGAAGCGCCGCCATAATTATGACCGCAATCCAGGCGGGGATTGAACTGAACATTTCCAGGAGAAAAGCTTCAAGCGTCATTTTTTAGAACCACACAGGATAAAGTGAGCGATCAATGCCTCAAGTTGTATTCGCTCGTTAGCTCCTTCTGCCATCCGAAAATCAATCTCACCAATGCGGTCTATCAGGTCAACTTTGAGCTTATCAGGGATCTGCATATCAAACATGGCACGGAATATCTGTCCAATTATATCCTCACCCGAAAGCCCCTGCTCGATCAATAAATAATCAAGCTTTGCGCGGGCTTTCATGAAATTCCCATCAAGAGCAAGTTTTATCAATTCAGTGATTTCTTCGGGTTTTGCTGTAGAAGTGGTCTTATAAATAGCATCAAGATTAACGGTCTTATCAAGCATTGCAGCAGCCTGCAAAGCATTAATGGCGCGCCTCATATCCCCGGCTGCCACATATCGTATGGCTTCAAGGCCGTCATCGGTCAGCGTCACTCCCTCAATTTTAGCGATCTGCTTCACCTTTTCCTCAACCGCTGCGCTTGATATAGGTTTGAACCTGTAGACTGCACACCTGGACTGGATGGGTTCGATTATTTTTGAAGAATAGTTGCACGACAGGATAAACCTGCAGGAACTTGTATATCTTTCCATTGTCCTCCGCAGTGCCGATTGTGCATCAGAAGTCAGCGCATCGGCCTCATCGAGGAATATGATCTTGAATTCAGCCTCACCAAGAGGCGCAGTCCTTGCGAAGTTCTTGATCTTTGTCCTCACAACATCTATGCCGCGCTCATCGCTGGCATTTAACTCGGTGAAATTATTCATCCAGCTTTCCCCGAAAAGTTCCCGCGCCACGCATATTGCCGAGGCCGTTTTCCCGACACCCGGAGGCCCTGAGAAGAGAAGGTGCGGGAGATTCCTGGACTGTACATAGGATTTAAGGCGCTTTATTACTTCGACCTGCCCCACAACATCCTCGAGTTTTTTGGGGCGGTATTTCTCGATCCAGATTTCCTCTTTTATCATTCCAGTCTTATTAAGAAGAAGGTATTATTTAAGTTTCCCCTGTGGGTTTACGTCCTTACACAAAAAGCAAAAGCATGGTACCTTTACTAAAAGAGAAACTCTTTTCACACACTTTTAAATAACAATATGCCAGATAATACATTGCATAATTCCAGAGTGAGGTTTGTTCATGAAATTGTACGAATATGCATCAAAGGAGATTTTTTCTAAATATAATATCCCTATCCCCGCAAGTACCCTTGTTTCAGATGCAGATGGCGCTAAAGAGGCTGCAAGGAAAATGGGAGATGTGGTCATAAAAGCCCAGGTCTTAACAGGTGGGCGGGGAAAAGCAGGAGGAATTGCAAGAGCATCAAGTCCCCAGAAGGCAAATATCCAGGCAAAGCGGATACTCGGAATATCGATAAAAGAATATCCTGTGAAAAAAGTACTTATCGAGGAATACAGGGAACCCATAAAAGAGATGTATCTCGGGATCACTATCGACAGGAAGAGAAAATGTCCTGTCATAATGGCAAGCTCCCAGGGCGGGATAGATATCGAGGAAATAGCAAAAAGTTCCCCTGAAAGGATCACAATGATGCATATCCATCCTCTTACCGGTATCCATGAATATCAGGCAAGGATGCTTGCAAATTCACTTGACAGGAACAAATCCCCTGAACTTATTAATATTATAAAAAAACTGTACCGTGTTTTTATAGACAAGGATTGCCAGCTTGTTGAGATAAATCCACTGGCAGAGACTCAAGATGGGGTGATTGCGCTTGATGCAAAAATGGTCATCGATGATAACGCCTTATTCAGGCAGGATTTTACAGAAGAAGAAACGGGCTCTCTTGAGGAAATGGCAAGGAAAAACGGTATGAGCTATGTTGGGCTTGATGGTGAAATCGGGTGCGTAGTAAACGGTGCGGGTCTTGCAATGGCAACTCTCGATATGATAAAACAACATGGGGGAGAACCTGCGAATTTTATGGATGTCCGTGCAGGAGCTAATGCACGGCAGGTAAAAATGGCACTAGAGATAGTATCATCCAATAAAAATGTGAAAGCAATAATAATTAATATTTTCGGGGGTCTCACTAAATGTGATGAGGTCGCAAAAGGTATTATAGAAATATTCCCCAAAATAAAAATACCGCTCGTTGTAAGGCTTTCAGGAACAAATGAATTAGAGGGAAGGGCAATGCTTGGAAAATACGGGATTCACATGGCATCATCGACTGAGGAAGCGGCTAAAGGAGTTGTTGAGCTTGGGCATTCTAATTGATAAAAATACGCGCGTGCTTGTACAGGGGATTACCGGACATGAGGGATCATTACAGACAGGACAGATGATCGATTTCGGAACTGATATCGTTGGAGGGATCACCCCGGGAAAAGGAGGGAACCTGGTTAATGACAGGCCTGTTTTTGATTCAGTAAAGGAAGCCCTCACAGAAACAGATGCGAACGCATCCGTTATCTTTGTCCCACCCAAATTTGCGGCTGATTCGATATTTGAAGCTATAGATTACGGGATCGAATTAATCGTCTGCATCACTGAAGGAATACCTGTTCATGATATGATGCGTGTGTGGTCGTACCTTAAAACGTCATCTTCAAGGCTTCTGGGGCCCAATTGTCCGGGTATAACAACTCCAGGGGATTCAAAGATCGGGATAATGCCAAATAATATACATAAACCAGGTAATATCGGGGTTGTTTCACGAAGCGGAACCCTTACTTATGAGATAGTTGATATGCTTTCAAAAAATGGTATCGGGCAGTCAACATCTGTTGGCATTGGTGGTGATCCTGTAAGCGGGACTTCATTTGTGGACATACTGGAATTGTTTGAAGATGATCCTGGAACCCATGCTGTCGTAATGGTAGGTGAAATCGGGGGAACTGCGGAAGAAGAATCCATTGATTTCATAAAGCAGATGAGTAAACCCGTCATCAGTTATATAGTGGGTGTTTCTGCGCCCCCGGGAAAAACCATGGGCCATGCAGGAGCTATTATATCAATGGGTGTCGGGACAGCACTTGAAAAAATCCAGGCGTTTGAAAAAGCAGGTATCACTGTAGCAAAAAGCCCTTCTGACATTGTGCAGCTGGTAAAGAACAGCTTATAGTTCAGCAAGGTTTTTATCTTATAAGGCTGTTATTGAGACGCCCACGGGATAGTAGGGTAGCCTGGTCCATCCTTGAGCGTTTGGGACGCTTAGACCGCGGTTCAAATCCGCGCTATCCCATCTTTTATAGTATATAATTTTTAAATTCTCATCTTCTATATTATATATAACATTTAAATTATATTTTAATTTGCGTGACACTTTTCTCACACCTCTTATTAATACATTGTGCGTTCAAACAGTAACTTGAATCAACATAATCTAACCTTAAATTCATGAACGACAAACATCCCATACACACAACCATCAGCACCGAAGCATTGAGGATACTTGAACGTTACGAGAAAGAACTTGGTGCGAAGAACATAGTCCTTGAGCGCGCACTTCTCGGGATGGATAAACTGCGTTTCAAGGAAAAAGTAGATGCTCAGAGCATCAGCAGGTTGATAAAAAGGGTAAATGCAGGGATATCCGGCCTTGATAACCTGATAGAAGGAGGAATACCAGAGGGCTTTGTCGTAGTAGTGACAGGTCCGCCTGGTACGGGAAAAACCACTTTTTCATTGCAGTATCTAATGGAAGGTTTAAGGAGGGACGAACGATGTATTTTCTTCTCATTTGAAGAGAAAGTGGAACATCTTATGAAACAATCCATCCGGTTCGGGTGGGATATAGGTGAATATATCGATAAAGGGTATCTGGAAATTTTCGGGTTCACAATGCTTTCAACTGAAGAGATCATTGAAATAATCAATGTTTTCAAGCCAAAAAGAATTGTTTTTGATTCACTCAACACTTTTTTCGACATACATGAATTCCGAAGATCATCCCAGTGGAGAAGTATCCTGAAAGAAATAAGGGATAAGAAAATAACATGTCTTGCGATCACTGAAAAAAGGCATGGCATTGAAGTAAAGGAATTTGACGAATTTGATTTTATGGGTGATGGCATTATATTTTTCGACAAAAACCAGAGGTATGACCTGGATCCATATCCAACATATTATCTCCAGATCCAGAAATTGCGAATTACAAAAATAAATGAAATGCCGCACCCATTTATATTTGCAGGGCACGGGCTGGAACTTATAGGCAATAAAGGACTTGCTAAATTATTTGGAGGAACTCAGCATGCAATAGAAAAAACTTCAACAAAGGATGAAACTTCTGCTAAGCCTGCTGATATTAATCCTACCCGGACATTTCTTACTTGATTTTCGCTTCTATCTTCCCAGCAAGCCCCCTAAGATGCCCCACATTATCAGGAATATCTTTTTTGTATTTGGCGCTGACCGCGGCAAAAATATTATTTTTTAAAAACAAAAGATTATATGTGATCCCTTCTGAATCCTTTTTCATTAGCATGAGAGACGATTCACCAACGGTTTTTGTTATTACAGGCTTCCCATACCCATGCCGTTTCAAATACCTGGCATCGGCTTCATAAGCCTCTTTTGCTCCTTCATTATCCCTGTATGTTGTAATCACCTGTATAATTGTGTCCTTCTTATCCTTTAATAAACAGCTAAAGCATCCTTCCGAGAAACCCCATTTCTTAAGGTCATCCGTTGTTGCATAATTAAAGCATAGTTCAGGTTCTGTTAAAAGCGTGCATACATTTTCATATACTGTTTCTGTTTTTTCTCCTGCCTCGGCCTGGGTCAGGGCGATATCGATCGAACGGCCTGTCATGTTTTGCATTTAATGCGGAGGATAGATATGAAAGTATCGAAGTTTAATAGATAGAATAAAATAGATAGAATTACCTATTAAAGTTATATCGTTTCGTAGAGGAGACATATTATGTTTAAGGCATTAATAGGCGCAGAAAAACTGAAAGACTCAATAGAATCAATATCCACACTCGTAGATGAAGCACGGTTCAGGCTTACCCCTCAGGGTCTGTCAGTAAAGGCAGTGGATCCTGCAAATGTCGCCATGGTGAGTTTTGAGATTTCAAAAGATGCTTTTGATTCTTTTGAGGCAACAGAAGGTGAACTTGGTATCGACCTCACAAAATTGATCGGGGTAATGGAGATGGCAGAAAAGAGCGATAATATAGAGCTTGAGCTTGATGAGGCCAGCCATAAACTAATTGTAAGGATGCGCGGACTTGCTTACACAATGTCCCTTCTTGACCCTTCATCCATTCGCAAAGAACCGAAAGTTCCTTCCCTTGACCTTCCGGCGCACATCGTTATCCGGGGGGAAGACATAAAGAGGGCTGTAAAAGCTGCTGAAAAAGTGAGCGATTACATGTCCATGGGAGTTAAAGGAGATGTTTTTTTCATGGAAGCAGAAGGAGACACGGATAAGGTACATGTGGAATTAGGAAAAAACCAGTTAATAGATCTCCAGGGGACCGATGCAAAATCATTATTCTCCCTTGATTATCTCTCTGATATGAGTAAAATCCTCGGGAAATCAAATGAAGTCAATATCGACCTGGGAAAGGATTTCCCGCTCAAGATCAGGATCAAGATCGCTGAAGGCCACGGAGAGGTCAGTTATATGCTGGCTCCCAGGGTTGAATCAGAATAGGCATGGGAATTGGTCTGGAAGGGGTGCATACCCCTAGCGCAAGCGCAACAGCGCTTTGGGGTATGTGGAGTTGACCATAGCGCAAGAAGCACGGAGGCATCCTGGACTCGTAGCATAATAAAGGCTCGGAGTGGAACGAACGGTAATAAGGCATGTTTTATTTCGTCCATCAAAACGTCCTATGGGGCGTTTCGCGCCGTCCTTGGTTAATATAGAATAAGTGTGAAAGTGAAGCGGAAAACACACAAAATTAGCAAGATGTATTTCTGTGAATATTAATATTTACTGTATAGATCATATTAAATAATTTATGTCTAAATAAAGAGAAGGATTTTATGAGTAAATGCTATAATGTTACTATCACAAAAATTAAAAATTTTATAAATTCGATTTTTTCTTTATTATTGCAATTTCTGCGGCAAGTTCCTTCCTTGCCTGATTTATTTCTTTTGTCGTAGTATTTGAATAGTAAATCATAATAATTCCGAAAATTACGAGAGAAACAACTAATAATTTGTATTCAAAAGATGTATCTCCAATTTTTAAAAAAAGCCGAATTAAATTAAGTATTATCATAAAAGCGGCTCCTAAAAGTGATGATAACCCAACATAAGCACCAATATTACTCATGAAAGTCATCCTTTCAATTATATTTAGTACTCTTTGATTATAAGTATTTAATATAGTGTGATCGAAAGAGAAAAAAGAATAACCATCTGGTATTTCTGTTTTGGGTGAAATATGGATAATATTTGCAATAGCAACAATTGATAGCCCAACTAGGTATGATATCATGAGAAAACCTCCCACTTCCAAGGAAAGTCCTTCTGGAAAATAGATCTTACCGAAGTAAGCATATTCAACTATAGATATTAAAAGTCCTCCTACAAAAATATAGCATATATCACGACCAAGGAAATATGAATAAAAATGTTCTGCCCAAGAAACTCCAGTAGCCATAAATCTTCCTCATACAATTATTATCAGTATATTTTTCAATATACTTTATAATATCTTATAAGTTTGCATGCGTTTTATTGAAATAAATTTATCTTTACTGAAAACAGCTTCTTATTAAAATCAGTTAAATTTAATATTTATAGTTTTTTTGTATAATAGATTATTAACATATATCAATGTAATTTAAGATAAAGAGTTATATATGATATTGGTGTATTAAAAAGAAAAAACAATTGATTTGATCTTATAAATCAGAAGGTTTAAAATGAGCATTGGATTATTCCTTGATGTTGATGATGTTTTAACGCAAGAACCAATAAATATTCAGTTAGCTAGGTTATTGGGTGTGGAAAAAGATCTTCAAGAAACAGAAACAAAATTCCATAATAATAAAATTGATAATGATGAATTCAATAGAATTTTAATTGGTTTATTTCGAGATAAAAAATTAACCCAAAATTTTATAAAGGATAATTATTCTAATTTTAGAATGAGAATATATCATGACGAACTTGTACGAATGTGTGATAATGTGCATCTCTTAAGTAGCGGTCCAAGTTATTTTATAGATATACTCGGCCAAAAATTGTCAATTCCACAAGATAGAATATTATGTTCAAAATATATATTTGATGAACAAGGAGTTATTTTCCGCTGTATTCGTCCAGTAAATTCAAACATGAAAGCGAGATTTGTTAAACAATTCTCAAGCAACTTTGATTTAACTATTGGGGTTGGAAATAATCCTGAACAAGATAATCCATTTCTTAGTAATTGCGATATAAAAATTTTGATGGGTGAACATAGAGATGGCTATATTGGAATTCGAGATATTGGGACTTTAATTAATTTGATAAATATTTTAAAAGGGGTTGGTACACGAAATCCGACGCCGGATGTTGATAAAGCAACATACGAAGGTGCTAAACCAAAGACCGGATATTATAATAAATAATATAAGGATATTGCATAGATAATTACCAACAGCCATGTTAATGTCCCCCTTCTAACCTTACATTCTAATATGATGCCGCCAGCTAATATATTTTATTCTCTGTATGCACATTCCTACCGCAGCAAAGCTGTGGCGCTGAAGCTCTGTTTGATGGAAAATAGCATTATTTTTTTACATAGTTAATTTGAATTCACTCGATTCTTTCTGCTATTTTCTTCATCCTTTAATCTTTTTTTCAGTTTTTATCTTATCACCATAGAGGGAGGGATTCCTGGTGGTAAGCATGGCATATATTATCTTCACAGGTTTCGAGCAACTGCCACTACTGCTTTATTATCCCTTCTTTTTGGCGATTTTGCTATAGAACCCATTTATTTTTGAATTGGCTCTTATGAAGGAAAGAGCACATTGTATAAGTATCCATCTTAGAGCCTATCCGAAAAGTCCCGCTGCTCTGAACGTTATCCATGCGCATGCAAAATGTAACAGTGCAATATAGTTTTCAAGCTTTTTCTCCCATCTGATAAGCAGTCTCCTGAAACGACTCAGCCATGAGTGTGTTCTTTCCACTACCCATCTCCTTGCTCTATAACCTGGTATCTTTTTTTTCATTGTTTTCTTCTCCACGGCTCCGGATATGGGCGGTATAACCG from Candidatus Methanoperedens sp. includes:
- a CDS encoding winged helix-turn-helix transcriptional regulator yields the protein MILRSKKEITRFQILVEIAAHQPDVMQKEIASRIGITPQAVSEYIKDLVQEGFLYSDGRVRYRVTKNGIEWVLERAMELKKYARFVMEDIVSHISVATAIARENFSRGEMVCLMMENGLLYAGKEGEVTGITISDAVDGEDVGVTELKGMISFPPVNIVICKVPRVEKGGSRNVDYDLLKKRTQEKPYIAAIGVEALVSLRKINVKPNILFGAKESVVEAAYHGLSSLVVSVDEEVPGLLNRLESEGLNYEVVDLRKSET
- a CDS encoding ArsR family transcriptional regulator is translated as MGKRIRIINEPSDIVPLLRAFGIESHKKVFDCIQTGWKTLNEIEKEVGFDPTESLSILKKSGFVESKWRMPLPGQKPEKEFHSSYSRVQVNFECSVEDLSDMIMVTFKSDSELRGYLDLIEKEVKAGNQSMNGLQRVIDKSIMYIRAVARRSPILTVKGQRIEIFGETE
- a CDS encoding small multi-drug export protein, translated to MTLEAFLLEMFSSIPAWIAVIIMAALPVAELRLAIPIAILKPPYGFGMDPVSAFSLAVIGNMLPVIPLLLYLEPVSNYLRRWKTWDRYFTWLFERTHRKHSAEFEKYGSIGLAIFVGIPLPATGAWTGCAAAFVFGFKFRNAFLAIFAGVLLAGIVMTLLTMGINIFNGI
- a CDS encoding replication factor C small subunit translates to MIKEEIWIEKYRPKKLEDVVGQVEVIKRLKSYVQSRNLPHLLFSGPPGVGKTASAICVARELFGESWMNNFTELNASDERGIDVVRTKIKNFARTAPLGEAEFKIIFLDEADALTSDAQSALRRTMERYTSSCRFILSCNYSSKIIEPIQSRCAVYRFKPISSAAVEEKVKQIAKIEGVTLTDDGLEAIRYVAAGDMRRAINALQAAAMLDKTVNLDAIYKTTSTAKPEEITELIKLALDGNFMKARAKLDYLLIEQGLSGEDIIGQIFRAMFDMQIPDKLKVDLIDRIGEIDFRMAEGANERIQLEALIAHFILCGSKK
- the sucC gene encoding ADP-forming succinate--CoA ligase subunit beta yields the protein MKLYEYASKEIFSKYNIPIPASTLVSDADGAKEAARKMGDVVIKAQVLTGGRGKAGGIARASSPQKANIQAKRILGISIKEYPVKKVLIEEYREPIKEMYLGITIDRKRKCPVIMASSQGGIDIEEIAKSSPERITMMHIHPLTGIHEYQARMLANSLDRNKSPELINIIKKLYRVFIDKDCQLVEINPLAETQDGVIALDAKMVIDDNALFRQDFTEEETGSLEEMARKNGMSYVGLDGEIGCVVNGAGLAMATLDMIKQHGGEPANFMDVRAGANARQVKMALEIVSSNKNVKAIIINIFGGLTKCDEVAKGIIEIFPKIKIPLVVRLSGTNELEGRAMLGKYGIHMASSTEEAAKGVVELGHSN
- the sucD gene encoding succinate--CoA ligase subunit alpha — protein: MGILIDKNTRVLVQGITGHEGSLQTGQMIDFGTDIVGGITPGKGGNLVNDRPVFDSVKEALTETDANASVIFVPPKFAADSIFEAIDYGIELIVCITEGIPVHDMMRVWSYLKTSSSRLLGPNCPGITTPGDSKIGIMPNNIHKPGNIGVVSRSGTLTYEIVDMLSKNGIGQSTSVGIGGDPVSGTSFVDILELFEDDPGTHAVVMVGEIGGTAEEESIDFIKQMSKPVISYIVGVSAPPGKTMGHAGAIISMGVGTALEKIQAFEKAGITVAKSPSDIVQLVKNSL
- a CDS encoding circadian clock protein KaiC → MNDKHPIHTTISTEALRILERYEKELGAKNIVLERALLGMDKLRFKEKVDAQSISRLIKRVNAGISGLDNLIEGGIPEGFVVVVTGPPGTGKTTFSLQYLMEGLRRDERCIFFSFEEKVEHLMKQSIRFGWDIGEYIDKGYLEIFGFTMLSTEEIIEIINVFKPKRIVFDSLNTFFDIHEFRRSSQWRSILKEIRDKKITCLAITEKRHGIEVKEFDEFDFMGDGIIFFDKNQRYDLDPYPTYYLQIQKLRITKINEMPHPFIFAGHGLELIGNKGLAKLFGGTQHAIEKTSTKDETSAKPADINPTRTFLT
- a CDS encoding DNA polymerase sliding clamp codes for the protein MFKALIGAEKLKDSIESISTLVDEARFRLTPQGLSVKAVDPANVAMVSFEISKDAFDSFEATEGELGIDLTKLIGVMEMAEKSDNIELELDEASHKLIVRMRGLAYTMSLLDPSSIRKEPKVPSLDLPAHIVIRGEDIKRAVKAAEKVSDYMSMGVKGDVFFMEAEGDTDKVHVELGKNQLIDLQGTDAKSLFSLDYLSDMSKILGKSNEVNIDLGKDFPLKIRIKIAEGHGEVSYMLAPRVESE